In Heteronotia binoei isolate CCM8104 ecotype False Entrance Well chromosome 1, APGP_CSIRO_Hbin_v1, whole genome shotgun sequence, the genomic window ATACTTCCAGATGATACAAAGGGAGAGGGGTCTGGTCAAGATGATTGAATTACCCATGTAACAGGTCTGACTAATACTTGCTGACGGTAGGTCAATAGATGGGTAGATGGCTCTCCTAACCATTCATACAATTATATTTCCTGAGAAGACTGCATTATAATTCTGGAAAAGTAGGTGATTCTGGAAAAGTAGGTTGTTGTCCTACAACTGTGGGTCATTACTTAGTGCCTGGATAGGGGGCTTCTTGGGGAGTCATGCAAAAGAACCTTGATTAATGTGTTCATGGCAATCAGTCTACTTCCTTTCCAGGTGTCTGAGGTGATGCGTACCTTGAATCTGTGGTTTGATATCAAAGACATGACTCTCAGTGGAGGGGCAGTGAGGATTTGAATTCAGcttcacacacacaacccccccacacacacacacagttctagTCTAGCACTGTAATCACTGCTTGATACCACACTGAAGTAGGGTGTAATGAAGACCTGCTATCATTACCTTTCCCCTCATGTCAGGCTCCTGAGCTTTTGCTAAACTACTGCATGCTGAGGTTTATAGGCAGTCAAAGAGAATCTTGTGGCGAAGAGTGTGGAATGCACTTTGCAAGAAGTTCCATTACTTTTGTTAACTGATTATGCACCCCTTTCCCAAAAAGTCCAGCAAAGTTGGATCATGGTACTTTGGAACTGTAGTAGAAGAAACTGAAGAAATCCTAGCACCCTGGAGCATGTCTGAGGTTGTTCATTTCACTGGCTGTTATGTAGCATGGTTGGGGCTGTGTGTGATGTGTGGACAAAAGCTGGGCAGAAGGAGCATGCCTCAGTGCATGGCTACAAGAAATAATTGTGTGAACAAAGTTTGTTGCGGTGCCAGCCAGGGTACATAAGTTTTTGAACTCCATTTACCTTGAGTACTTGTATCAGTAATTCTCCATGGCTTCCTTCTCTCTGCAGGTCAGCACTTATTTGCATGTGAAGAAGGACAAAAATAAAGGTATGGCCTGTAGAAGCTCAACCATGGCACAACTCACTAAACAAATGACTACCAGAACTCAGTTTTCCCTGCTACCGAGTACAGGGTGCAGCACCACCACCTTCCACACTTTGCCAAAGATCAGCTCCAGCTCCCTCTTGAAGATTCTGcgcagaaaaggaaaaggaagtaTAGAAGATGCCCAGATACTTACCTTGCAAGGGATCATGGAAGCAGATCTGAGTGATCCAAAGCTTGTTCAAGAGAAGAAACACAGTAGTACCTGGCCCCCTAAGTGCAACAGAAGGGCACAGACTTTGCAGACACATTGCCTGCAGCTCAGACAGCTGATGGATTATGTAAAGAACCCATTGGCATGGACTATTGATGCTGAATGTGACTCAGCTGCGAAAGGATCTGGACAGCATACATTTGTGAAAGATGGCAAAAGTTTCAACAGCCCCCAGGCACTTCCAGAGAGGATGAACATGTGCCAGCATCTTTCTCTGGGTTCCATCCTGAACCTGGAGCTCCCTAAGGATCCCACTGCATTGCGGAACATCCAGGATACTATCAGCAGAGCACAGGAGGGACTGGCAGATAGAAGGGAAGCAGGCCAGGCCAGTGGAGTGGCTCAATGGAACATCAGTGGAACAAAGATACAGCAAAATGATGCCAGCCTGCAGAAGAGAAGACTAGGAGTACAGCCAGCCATATGTCAAAAGCCACTTGGGACAGGGGATGTTCATCATAACTTTCACAAGAATGAGAGAGGCACATGGTTTGAAGAGGTGAGTTGCAACCCAAGCTACCACTGGCAGAAGGCTGATTGTTCTGTTCCTTGTGAAGAGGACAGGAAAAGTCCCAAGAGGCGCAGCAGTTCCAGTGATGAGTATCCCGATTTCAAGCAGAACCAGCTGTCCCATATCAGTGTGCTGCATGAGCAGTTAGGCTGGGAATGGGACAGATTAGCTGCCACACTGGGTACAACTGGCAGCACTGGTGGGGGGTTGCAGGGAAAGGAGCCAACTGAGCACACAGCCAAAGTCAGAGAGTCATCTAGAGTGACATTCAAGCCCTCTCCTGCTGCACATAGAAGCACTGTTGATGCAGCTTCTAGTACAGCCAAAATTAAGGACCCTGCAGCAAATGTGATGCCAAACAAGGAAACCAACCAGGATGATTTAGAAGGAACATGTGAAAAAATCCCACTTTCGTGGCATCACATGGGATTCAAATCCCCTACTAAGGTGTCTCTGTTTGAACGTGAACTAGACCACCAAGAAGGCATCCCAGCTTCTTCAGGGCTAGAATCTTTAGTCCAGGCTCCAGAAGGAAATACAGCTGAAGGACCAAAGTTGCCCTGCAGGGCAGACATTTGTCATCCTGCCCATGagttgtttgaagaagaagaggaggagctgcaGGCGATATGGAGTAATGTGGAGAAACACAAGAGAAGAGCAGGTGTCCATGATGGCCCAGAAAGAAAGGTAGACAAAGCACAAAGCCCAGGTTCTAGTGGAAAAATAATCCTGACAGCGGCAGAAAATGTGCTGGTGGCCAAGTTCAAGCTTCCCACCTCTGTCCAGCCACTTCAGGGCtcagaagaggagaaagggtCCAGTAATGGACTTGGTAGGAAGAGCAATTCAGCTCATTGCTGGGCATCTTTGCCTTCTTGTCTGGAGCCATCTGAGAGGACAGAAGTTGCAGCTTTAGGAACAGTGTCGAGCATCTACCCAGGGGACCAGCTAAAGCACCAAGAAGAGAGCAGAGGAGTCAACAAGGTCAGAACCTTTGTTTGTCCATTTACATTCAGACAGCATTTTCCTGTCTGAAAACCAAATGTTTATTTTTCCCCCTCTGGATGTTCCCAGACAGTATTGACAAAATGGCTCAGAGATAAGTGGTACAGGTCAAGATGTCTCTCAAAGAGGGACAGAAAAACCCCCTACCAACATCATAATCTTAACCAAATGTCTTTCTAGCAAGACTCTATAATTCAGTCTTTCTCATAGCCATCAGGCAGTAGAAATCAAACTCAAGACCGCCTGCATAACAATAATGGTTGCTTCCACTTCAGCTATTATGAGATAAATTCCACATAGTGTTTTCTGCCAATGggggagaagtgtttgcccaccaaGCATGGTTTTGTTGCCccttccctcctgctgcagccctaAATGCGCCTTGAAATTCTTCTGGCAACGTTTTGGTTTGCAGTTGGGAGCCtatgggggaggggcaggaagggTAACCAAGTCATACTCCACAGGCAGAAATTTATCACAGAAAACATTCTGTGAGATCCATCCCTTTGTTTGGAATAGACATGGATCAGTCACTCAGTGTTTACAAAGAATCCATGATGACATGCACAGCCCATTGCATCTCAGTATTTTCTGTGGTGTTTTTGACTGAGTCTGTCTGTGTGTTTGCTCAAAATACAATAGCAATGGTAGCTAGTTCATAGGGACTGACAAAAGTACTATTGAGGCTTTCCAGGGCTACTGTCCCTTTcaattgtttttttcttttggttcAAAACAGTTTCTGcttctcaacaacaacaacaaatttttatttgtatcccgccctccccgccggagcaggctcagggcggctaacaacatagttcagggttaaattatacaaatgaataaaattacattaaacattataaacatttaattaaaatctggttaagttttaaaattaaattgattaatttttaaaagtgctaatgctatgtttactttttctgatggcggtttccttcgcaatttccattttcatcagcgaaagccagtctgaagaggaaggtcttgcaggccctgcggaactgttctaggtcccgcagggcccgcatttcctctggaagttggttccataggctcggggctatagaggagaaggcccggttacgggtgctttgcaacttcacctctctcggtccggggatagtcagcaagtttttcccggctgacctcagtgctctctggggttcatatggggagagacggtccctaaggtagacaggtcctcgaccatatagggctttaaaggtaatgaccagcactttgtaacgaacccggtatgtaactggcagccagtgcagttcgcgcagcccaggctgtatgtgctcccatttagggagtcccagcaacagtctagccgctgcgttctgcaccagctgcagcttccgggttcggtacagaggcagccccatgtagagggcattacagtaatccagtctcgaggtgaccgttgcatgaagcaccattgccagatcttggcgctctaggaagggagccaactgctttgcccgccttagatggaaaaaggctgacttggcagtggctgcaatctgggcctccattgataatgcaggctccagtaaaactcccaggctcttaacccggtgcgccgctttcaacggcgccccgtcgaagaccggctAATTAACTGTTTCCTGTTCACTTGTGGGACATGAATAATTACTTGGCCTGCAATGGGAAAAGTCTAATGACTTTCTCCTGAAAACCAAAGTTAAAGCAAAAGTATTCACAACTATACCATGAAACAAGAGGGAGGTACCAAATGTAAAGGGACAACTGCAGGGAGAAGTAGAACCTTTGCTTGCAATGAAATTTACTTACTTTGCTATCAAGTGAACATGACAGGAGGATCTTGCCATGGGGGGATAGACACTGCTGGATTCTTATGGAGAATATAGCTCTATAGAAAGTACTATGGGATACCACCTTTTAATTCCACTTGCAACTAATTACAGAAAAAGGAATGCTACAGCGGCAAAGCAGTGCTAGTGTAGAAGCAAATACTGTGGCTGCACACCCAAAAGTAGCTCTATTAGTTGTCAACAGTAAGCTCAACTGAAACAAGCTGAATGAATTGTTTGTTCAAGCATCAGGGATGCTCATTTAATCACACCTGAACAAATGCAGGTATTATTTACCTGGCCAGGGATTATGAAAAGGGAAATTCAGTTGAAGCCAGGTGCACAGTGGCACTTTGAGGAGAATTTTCACCCTTCCTTGTTCAGCGTGGGTTGTGTTGTGAAAGGTCAGCTTTTATGCTTGCCCCGGGATGGCTTTTGTTTATTGCTCTCTGCCTCTTTCCAGCTTCTACCCAGTAAACTGGAGCTCCAGATGATGGAAGGAACTCTGGAGAGGAAGCACCTGTTgcaggcaggaggaagaaaggtaTTGTCAGAACCATCCAATGGGGGAAGAAAGCTGATTATGTTTCACTCTGCACTTATCAAGTCCCTGTGGATTAATAAAGAGGATAGTCATATACCACATCACTAGGAAGCAACTTAAATTGTGTTTTCCTGTAACAGGTTATCAGGACCTAACAACATGTATTGACTCATACAGGTGTGCTTCGCAATGTGTGGGGCCAATGACTTAAGGCATTTccagtaaaaaaaccccaacatattttattaatattttattcatcattgAGAACCTGTGGCTTCATTCCCCATTTTTGCATCATacagctgttttgttgctttttgaAACAAGAGGCACTCCTGCTCTGGAGAGTCAGAAAACCTCTCAAGCAGTGGTTGCCTATTTTTGATTTTTAGGAGAAAAGTTTGTTCCCCCTACTTTCATCCCAACAGAAAGAGGGCTTCGGAGCTTCATGAACAGCAGGATCTTCCCAAAGTTTTGCCTGCTTTGGtctttttgttgtgtgtgtgcacacaaacttGCCTGGAAGTTGTAGCAACTTCTagcaacccctactggggcatggaggatgttcagagaagtgacttgatacagcctgcctctgcctcccaatcctggtattccaaggaggtctcccatccaagtacttgccctgTTCGTTTCTGAAATCAGGCTTGCCtaagctatccaggttagggcaccTACTTCAGATAAGATCTTTAATTCTGTTCTCCTAGGCAAATTGTCGTTCCTGGAACACATTCCATACAGTGCTGATGAGACAAACTTTGTGTTTCTATCAAGACAAGAAAGACACTCTCAAGGTAATTGTGTGCAGTGAAGCATCCACAAAAAGTTGGGGATAAGAAGTGGAAATTGGTAGTGTAGCAAGACTTTTGCCAGACTTTTGCCCTCTGTGCTGCTTCTCTATGATGTCTGTTTCATCATGCTGCCAGCATTTTTTATCCAATGACCTCTTCAGCCTTAATTGTTAGCACTGACAGGAGTATGCATGTACAAAatattactgatttttaattttatttatgacATTCTGTGCCAAGGGAGCTCTTGTACCAGTCTACAGAAATAGGTAATGCTAAAATCAGTAAAAACAATCCATAATCACATAAAAACCAATTTTAGCAATAGTAGGCAAACCTTAAACCCCACAGAGCATCAGCAGAAGAAAAGCTCAATAAACTTAAACAGGCCTTTCTGAATAAAGCTAAGCTCCCTTGGCAGCAACAAGAGCAGTGAGGTAGCCAAGTGGGGGAGTACATTCCAAGTGTGGGtgcagccactgaaaaagcccttccCTGAAAATCATCTCTCTCTAATCAGGGAAATGTTGAGTAACAATCTCAAGCAGTTTCTTCCAGCTGCAAAGCCCTTTCACCTTTTTCTGCCAGAATGTTCAGATCTCAGCACTCATGACCTGCGTTCCCCTGTCATTAAAACATGTACCTAGTTTAGTCCTTTTGGGGTAATAGCTTATCTCTTAGCCACTGTTCCCCTGTTAAAAGCCAGAGGGGGGACACAGTGCAAAGCAGATGAACTCTTGTTCCCCTGAAATGCTTCCCTAGGCTGGCAAAGTAATTTAGAAACAATTCTTTGCAAATTTCAGAGACATTACCATTTGCTTTCctttgcacagcagagctccaTGGTGGCCTTAACACTGAATCTCTGTGGAGCCATCTGCGCCCTGGAAAAAGAGTACACCAAAAAGACCAACTGTTTCACACTGCTGTGAGTAACCCCAGATTTCCTTTCCTACTGTGGCTTAAAAAATGGGGGTGTGAGGTATTTGGAGGACTCCTCACATAACACATGGCTGCatacacgtgaagctgccttatactgaattagactgttgatccatcaaggtcagcgtagtctactcagactgtagACGAGaggctcagactggcagcagctctccacagtcttaggctgaagtctttcacaaCATCTACTACTGATCCTGTTTTTAAACTGGGGATGCCATTTATTGAGCCCTAGGATCTGCTGTATACCAAGCAAATGTTCTACTTCTGAGCAGGccagtagccagaaaattttagttgGGCGGACCCACTCTCTCAGCTGCCACTTTTCTGATGGCCCCGGATCTCCCCGCCACTCTTGCAGCCCCTGCCCCACTCCGCGgttgcctccctctccctcccccccactcactGAAGCAGTGAAGAGCGGGCTCCTGGGGTTCTTTCAAGAcgcccccctgctgatcagctgatcggcaggaaaAGCCATGCCAGGGCCAACGAAGTGGTAGAGACGGGAGCTGAAGAGCCCTTcccagacaaccccccccccccgatccagacAAGAAGCAAAGCAGAGCCACCTCCCAGTGGGCGTGCAgcgggccgcccccccccccaatctctccaAGCCCTGCACCCCTCCACTTCCACTGGGTCCCGCTAGAGCCACTGGGCCAGGGCccactctcctcctctcctctgtcCCTGAATTCTTTCTACCTGTCTGGCCCTCCTCAGCTGTGGGGGGTGCCCACTCTTTACTGCTTCAGCaggtgagtgggagggagggagggggaggcacccgcaaagtggggtggggggcccCAGAGCGACAGCAAGATCTGGGGCTACCAGAAAATTGGCGACAGAGAGAGtgggctggggaaaggaggggccataaaggtccaaggTTGGGAAGGGGAGGCCGTCCCCCCctctgtggctacgggcctgcttctGAGGCATAGTCCTTCCCCCTTTTAATTTCCCAGATTGCTGGAGAATGTGGTTAGTACTGGACTTTGTATCAGTTCCTCATCCAAATACTGTTTGTTGCCACCCTCTTCACATCCCCAGGTTGAAGGACGGTTCCAAGTATCTCCttagagctctgacagaaccactCATGAAAGAGTGGGTTACCAAACTGCAGCAAAATTCAGGTAAGACTGTATACTGGTTCAGGAAGAAGTGGGGAGCACTGATAGACCAATGGAAAGAATAAATGGTTATCAGGAACCAGAGGTATCTAGAGGCCCAGGCAGTACCACTTATCAGCCATTTGTCTCATTGTGAGACACAGGAAGCTGGAGCTCAAATTGCAGATCAGCAAGGGACTGGCTGCAGGGTTTCATATGAAAGTCACTGTCCCCTGTCCTCAGTCCATTGTGGGCAGAGTAGAAATCATAGTAACCTGTGTGCTGCTTCACACTTTCCAATGTTATAGGCATGCACCTGATTTCATTTAAAATGTACACTCAAATATATAAAGTGTGACTGAGAGCAATAGGTGTTTGAAAGTATATGCATTATACAGGAATGTTCATCACAGAGCCCATAAGACTATTGAGCATACCTGCAAATGGAGGTGTGTTACTGTGAAATGGTCCCATGTTATGCGTTTGAGAGGATGTTCCAAGTAAGTCATTAAAATGTGTTCTATACCCAAGCCCTGTTATACAAAttgatgattttaaaaaatcatccagGGACTACTTTCCAACACACACTTTTCTGTGTTTAAAGGTTTACCTGAAGTGGATTATTTCCAGTCCACTTCCCAAGCCACccaaaggacaacctctgctgttAAGTAAGTGTTGCAACACTAGGCTGGAGTTACTGAGGGTGTGGATGGAATTTGTTGAGCCTCCTGAGATTGGCTTGTACTGCTGAGGACTCTTGTTCTTTATGTAAGTTTTTAGATTCCAACATAGCAGATAAAAAGCAGATTCTGAAATCTGTGTGTTCAAAGCAAAGAGCGAAaaattacagggttttttttcaaattttGCCATGTATATTTCTGTTTCTCTGTCTTGCGAAGGGCATAGCTTAGTAAATAAACACTTTTGAGCTTATATTTGAGTAGTCTGTGGTTTTCCTTCCAGTTTTCCTCTCTTCTGTCTACCTGGTGACAGCAAGTCCCTTATACCCACATCCCAGTCATGTAATCTACTGGAATTGTTTAGATAATACATTGGCCTCAAGCAAATCTTCAGCTACACTTCAGATAACTGGCAACACAATCCTgtagaagtggggatttgaacccagctctgTATTTCTGCTGTTTCAATTCTTTCCAGTGTGATTCCTGGCCTTGGATCCTCCCACTGTGTGGGTCTTCATCAGCCCCTTACAGCAAAGAGCCAAGAGGAGCCCCGGTCAAGTGTCAATCTGCAGCCACTTTATAATACTCGAGATGACCCATTGGATTCAGCAGCATCACCAGCAGGTGAGTGTTCAGAGTCACTTGAGAAATTTGTCTTTACCCACGGCTGCCTCCTCTTTGTTACTGGAAATGCTTGAGATCTCCTCTTTAggtggggaaattagcaagagggagactCAGGTAGAACAAATTCACCAATTATATGAAGGCCCAGTTTCAGAATAAAAACTCCTAAaagtaaaatagtttttaaatgttTAGTTAGAAAAACATGTAAAAAGGTACAATCACACACAGAGACAATACAATACAAGCAAACAagaactaagaaaaatagaggtgaGAGGTAGGGGCTTTTAGGGTTTCTTATAGAGGtaattggtcttgtcagccaccagcgagcctgcagcaaacgtggactattgcacccttcttaaatcttcgttcgcgaagccaagccgagagagagagagagagagagagagagagagatagaggtaATGCAACGTGTCCAGATTTGCAGAGGTCTATTTGGAAAttgaagatggagacatgcaCTGCCGTCATGCCATGTCTGAGGATCCCCTTACTTAAGAGTAATGGGGGAAACAATCTGTCTACATGTTCTCAGACTGAACAAAGAGGTGtggcttgctctcatgttttataaGGTTTGGAGGGTCAAAGACCCTTCCAGAACTCTGATTGCTCCTTATTGGGCACTGATGTGTCTTTCCTGAGTGTATGAATGGATTTCCAGATTGAAACAATAAGGTGAGGCTGACTCAGTAATGTTTGTCAGTATAGGTTAGAATGGGTCAAGATGGGTTTTAATGGTTCAAGCAATTTAGCGAGGATACCCTGAGGAGGTGTAAGCACAGAAGACAAAGGGTTTGTCCAGGTGTCAGACGTTACCATAGCAGTAAACAAAGGAAAAGCTGAGTTGCAGTAAGGAGGCAAGGATATGGCCACTTAATCAGTTAGCGAGAATTAGAACAGAAACAATACTGACCTGTTGAACACATAATAATCTCATCATtcagttgggagggggagagtagCCAGACAGGGGAAAGCCTATGTTGCAATCAGAGCCAGGCCCCAGCATGTTCCTTCGCTATTTTGCAAATCCTTGGCCTGATTTCTGACAAGAATCTATTTTGTTTCCTTAGCTTGGGGTCCCATTACTTCAGTGGGGTATCCCTatagaggcaggcagtgcctcCTGGCCACACCTTCATCATGGCTCAAGCCTGCCGTAGTAATGTAATTCTGGCATTTAAGTAAGTGGAATGCCATGTGAGGACTTTGTCTGCGAAGATGTTATTGCAGAGGAGACATAGGAACTAGTGAGCTTGAGTCCATTTCAGGCCCACATCCTTCTGCATCTTCAAGGCGCTTAGGGAAGCAGCATGTACAGCAAATCTTTACTATTTACAAAATGGTTGTTTACTTTGCCTCGCCTACTAGGATGTTGAAGACCATCTCTTCATACAAGGGGCATGGAAGTCTAGATTGTCCTTGTAATGTATGTGTGGACTGTCTCCATAACCTAAGGGGGAGAACAGCTTGATTGTACTAAAAGGCAAATAGACTTCGTTTGCTTTAATTTGGCTGCTAAAGTTCAGTGGGTTTTTTGTACCTTTCTCATACAAGTTGTCTAATGTTTTCCTTCTCTGTGTTCTCCTTTTTTCCCTTGGTTTTCCAAACCACCTTTGATGTGATGTTTCTATTTGAGGCAATACATCTGTTGCCCAGCACACTTTTAACTTCATAGTGCAGCTGCACCTCACGATCCTCACCCAGGCCCCAAGGAATCTTCGCCAtgccccagggaagctgccatGTGGTTCGACTTGgctcagcaatccccgaggggCAGACCAAGTGGTCGCGAGacggacattccccaccccttttCTAAACCAATAGACAGCAATACACAAAAAGATTtattgagccctgacctggatagctaggcaagcctgatcttgtcagatctcacaagctaagtagggttgactctggaaagtacttggatggcagacctccttggaataccagtagtcaggaggacaggggcaggctttcttcagccatctctctgaatatcctccaagccctcAGTAGgtcatcagaggtcaccatgacttccaggtgcagacacacacgcCAAACCAAAACCCCCCaacaaacatacaaaaaaaatggggaggaCAGATATATCATCATGGGGTTAGGATTTCCCTTTGTAACACACCATACTTTATAGTATATAATACTTTATACAGAAGCAGGACTTGTTAAACCCATGCATAATTTGTGATTCAGCAacttattgttttttttttaaagaagcaatcCTAAAGCTGAGCCTGTGTAACACATTTTAAATTTTTCTCCTCTTTTAGGAAACAATCAGAAATCTGCAGCCGTTTATACAGCAGAGCAAAGTCCAAAGCTGTTCTCACCTACTGAGTCTCCAAGGGCACACGATCCCTTTATGTGTCAGAAAGATGATTGTGGGCTTGTGACAAGCAAGAGGAGATCATATTCCTTCACCTCAGGTACACCCTGCATGTCTGTGAAGAAGGGGAGCAGGCGGTCAGCACATCACATCACTCTGAGCTTCTTGACCCCTTAATGATGTTCCATTTCAGTTGTAAAATTCATGTCTCTCTCTGAGCAGATGCCACTGACTTGTGTGTGACTAAATGTAGTCTTATCATTCTTTGAGACAAGCATGATGCCATTGTGCTATTTTCCCCACTGGTGGGGTAGGCTGTTTTCAAAGTTCTCCTCAAAGTCACAAGTATATTGCTTCAAGCCACCACTAGATGTCAACAGCACACTTTTAACTTCAAATTCACATCTCTGAAGTGTGTCTTCCTCTGTCAAGATGTGTATTTGATCCTATGCTCCAGTAAAAAGAACTTAGTGTGCCTATAGAAGTTCCAAAGTTATGTGAA contains:
- the LOC132575967 gene encoding uncharacterized protein LOC132575967 isoform X1 — encoded protein: MLCAGFERWEETRLSWITSQMETLRVNAEALAQDLIQAEKSFATVKSEQELLELQVMLRRQQEIESDMSDLEVDLEDLGRAATQLEEPCLVQTCDNSKGIQETPEAWKELQKLVFENAVRGERAVRLRQFFRDYLAIISWTEDTRAQIFSSDSLSSAHGLSENRSEELESNIETKLKEFEELAAAGWKLVAEEHDLSETIKERMEELQSMLGWMMMHWRAQSSQKEPGTKHGDWKSQDGTQSVPKKYQVRVVPDVDIPDKDGVTRPNILEEPPSPLLSLQGGSASQHPGQERTEDAAAVLPVADAQPMCKLSLNELVNCVPSEKDTPKEILALKPTEGPVLLVPQQDTGNLGSTVNLILSIGKKGEEKVGVLASANQAGVPASVEEEGLHKLYETKPSAYKTFWKRCQGLLGNTLGSLKRKKKPPHQHVEEVSTYLHVKKDKNKGMACRSSTMAQLTKQMTTRTQFSLLPSTGCSTTTFHTLPKISSSSLLKILRRKGKGSIEDAQILTLQGIMEADLSDPKLVQEKKHSSTWPPKCNRRAQTLQTHCLQLRQLMDYVKNPLAWTIDAECDSAAKGSGQHTFVKDGKSFNSPQALPERMNMCQHLSLGSILNLELPKDPTALRNIQDTISRAQEGLADRREAGQASGVAQWNISGTKIQQNDASLQKRRLGVQPAICQKPLGTGDVHHNFHKNERGTWFEEVSCNPSYHWQKADCSVPCEEDRKSPKRRSSSSDEYPDFKQNQLSHISVLHEQLGWEWDRLAATLGTTGSTGGGLQGKEPTEHTAKVRESSRVTFKPSPAAHRSTVDAASSTAKIKDPAANVMPNKETNQDDLEGTCEKIPLSWHHMGFKSPTKVSLFERELDHQEGIPASSGLESLVQAPEGNTAEGPKLPCRADICHPAHELFEEEEEELQAIWSNVEKHKRRAGVHDGPERKVDKAQSPGSSGKIILTAAENVLVAKFKLPTSVQPLQGSEEEKGSSNGLGRKSNSAHCWASLPSCLEPSERTEVAALGTVSSIYPGDQLKHQEESRGVNKLLPSKLELQMMEGTLERKHLLQAGGRKANCRSWNTFHTVLMRQTLCFYQDKKDTLKQSSMVALTLNLCGAICALEKEYTKKTNCFTLLLKDGSKYLLRALTEPLMKEWVTKLQQNSGLPEVDYFQSTSQATQRTTSAVNVIPGLGSSHCVGLHQPLTAKSQEEPRSSVNLQPLYNTRDDPLDSAASPAGNNQKSAAVYTAEQSPKLFSPTESPRAHDPFMCQKDDCGLVTSKRRSYSFTSATYQKISPLSVSKEPLGVGSSYTVTLYIGEQRAPAILRPRCHSFMATPGGVRDTLSERSQGTSPRQKNKSVFRKFFGKKD
- the LOC132575967 gene encoding uncharacterized protein LOC132575967 isoform X2, with product MLCAGFERWEETRLSWITSQMETLRVNAEALAQDLIQAEKSFATVKSEQELLELQVMLRRQQEIESDMSDLEVDLEDLGRAATQLEEPCLVQTCDNSKGIQETPEAWKELQKLVFENAVRGERAVRLRQFFRDYLAIISWTEDTRAQIFSSDSLSSAHGLSENRSEELESNIETKLKEFEELAAAGWKLVAEEHDLSETIKERMEELQSMLGWMMMHWRAQSSQKEPGTKHGDWKSQDGTQSVPKKYQVRVVPDVDIPDKDGVTRPNILEEPPSPLLSLQGGSASQHPGQERTEDAAAVLPVADAQPMCKLSLNELVNCVPSEKDTPKEILALKPTEGPVLLVPQQDTGNLGSTVNLILSIGKKGEEKVGVLASANQAGVPASVEEEGLHKVSTYLHVKKDKNKGMACRSSTMAQLTKQMTTRTQFSLLPSTGCSTTTFHTLPKISSSSLLKILRRKGKGSIEDAQILTLQGIMEADLSDPKLVQEKKHSSTWPPKCNRRAQTLQTHCLQLRQLMDYVKNPLAWTIDAECDSAAKGSGQHTFVKDGKSFNSPQALPERMNMCQHLSLGSILNLELPKDPTALRNIQDTISRAQEGLADRREAGQASGVAQWNISGTKIQQNDASLQKRRLGVQPAICQKPLGTGDVHHNFHKNERGTWFEEVSCNPSYHWQKADCSVPCEEDRKSPKRRSSSSDEYPDFKQNQLSHISVLHEQLGWEWDRLAATLGTTGSTGGGLQGKEPTEHTAKVRESSRVTFKPSPAAHRSTVDAASSTAKIKDPAANVMPNKETNQDDLEGTCEKIPLSWHHMGFKSPTKVSLFERELDHQEGIPASSGLESLVQAPEGNTAEGPKLPCRADICHPAHELFEEEEEELQAIWSNVEKHKRRAGVHDGPERKVDKAQSPGSSGKIILTAAENVLVAKFKLPTSVQPLQGSEEEKGSSNGLGRKSNSAHCWASLPSCLEPSERTEVAALGTVSSIYPGDQLKHQEESRGVNKLLPSKLELQMMEGTLERKHLLQAGGRKANCRSWNTFHTVLMRQTLCFYQDKKDTLKQSSMVALTLNLCGAICALEKEYTKKTNCFTLLLKDGSKYLLRALTEPLMKEWVTKLQQNSGLPEVDYFQSTSQATQRTTSAVNVIPGLGSSHCVGLHQPLTAKSQEEPRSSVNLQPLYNTRDDPLDSAASPAGNNQKSAAVYTAEQSPKLFSPTESPRAHDPFMCQKDDCGLVTSKRRSYSFTSATYQKISPLSVSKEPLGVGSSYTVTLYIGEQRAPAILRPRCHSFMATPGGVRDTLSERSQGTSPRQKNKSVFRKFFGKKD